In Vibrio sp. FE10, the following are encoded in one genomic region:
- the carA gene encoding glutamine-hydrolyzing carbamoyl-phosphate synthase small subunit: protein MKKSALLVLEDGTVFHGEAIGAVGSAVGEVVFNTSMTGYQEILTDPSYSQQIVTLTYPHIGNTGTNSEDEESSSIHAQGLVIRDLPLIASNFRNEQSLSDYLKSQNVIGIADIDTRKLTRILREKGAQNGCIVAGNNLDEALALAKAKEFPGLKGMDLAKEVTTKEAYQWKQGSWTLTGGLPEAKADSELPYHVVAYDFGAKRNILRMLVDRGCRLTVVPAETSAEEVLALNPDGVFLSNGPGDPEPCTYAIEATKVFLEKGLPIFGICLGHQILALASGAKTVKMKFGHHGANHPVKDLDRDVVMITSQNHGFAADEETLPETLRATHKSLFDGSLQGIHRTDKPAFSFQGHPEASPGPEDAAPLFDHFIELIKQHTA, encoded by the coding sequence TTGAAGAAGTCAGCACTACTCGTCCTAGAAGATGGGACAGTATTTCACGGTGAAGCCATTGGCGCTGTAGGTTCTGCAGTTGGTGAAGTCGTTTTTAATACCTCGATGACGGGGTACCAAGAAATCCTCACTGATCCTTCCTATTCTCAACAAATCGTTACCCTTACTTACCCTCACATTGGCAATACCGGAACCAATTCCGAAGATGAAGAATCTTCTTCAATCCACGCTCAAGGCCTTGTGATTCGCGATCTCCCTCTAATCGCTTCTAACTTCCGTAATGAACAATCCCTTTCTGATTACCTTAAGTCGCAAAACGTTATTGGTATCGCTGATATCGATACTCGTAAGCTGACGCGTATTCTTCGTGAAAAAGGTGCTCAAAACGGTTGTATCGTAGCGGGTAACAATTTAGATGAAGCTTTGGCTCTAGCTAAAGCAAAAGAATTCCCTGGCCTGAAAGGTATGGACCTTGCGAAAGAAGTTACAACAAAAGAAGCGTATCAATGGAAACAAGGTTCGTGGACGCTTACGGGTGGACTTCCTGAAGCGAAAGCAGACTCTGAATTGCCATACCACGTTGTTGCTTATGACTTCGGCGCAAAACGAAACATCTTACGAATGCTTGTTGACCGCGGCTGCCGCCTAACGGTTGTTCCTGCTGAAACTTCAGCAGAAGAAGTACTCGCTCTGAACCCAGACGGTGTTTTCCTTTCAAATGGCCCTGGTGACCCAGAACCATGTACTTACGCAATTGAAGCAACAAAAGTGTTCCTAGAAAAAGGCTTACCAATCTTTGGTATCTGTCTAGGTCACCAGATTCTTGCTCTTGCGTCAGGCGCTAAGACAGTGAAGATGAAGTTTGGCCACCACGGTGCAAACCACCCGGTTAAAGATTTAGATCGTGATGTTGTGATGATTACTTCACAAAACCACGGCTTTGCTGCTGACGAAGAAACCCTTCCAGAGACACTACGTGCAACGCACAAATCACTATTTGATGGTTCTCTACAAGGTATTCACCGTACAGATAAACCAGCATTCAGCTTCCAAGGTCACCCAGAAGCAAGCCCAGGTCCAGAAGATGCAGCGCCGCTATTCGACCACTTTATTGAACTAATCAAACAGCACACAGCGTAA
- the carB gene encoding carbamoyl-phosphate synthase large subunit has translation MPKRTDIKSVLILGAGPIVIGQACEFDYSGAQACKALREEGYRVILVNSNPATIMTDPDMADATYIEPIQWEVVRNIIAKEKPDAVLPTMGGQTALNCALDLEKYGVLEEFGVEMIGATADAIDKAEDRSRFDKAMKSIGLECPTADTAKTMEEAYKVQEMVGFPCIIRPSFTMGGTGGGIAYNKEEFEEICRRGLDLSPTNELLIDESLIGWKEYEMEVVRDKNDNCIIVCAIENFDPMGIHTGDSITVAPAQTLTDKEYQLMRNASLAVLREIGVETGGSNVQFGINPKDGRMVIIEMNPRVSRSSALASKATGFPIAKIAAKLAVGFTLDELMNDITGGATPASFEPTIDYVVTKIPRFNFEKFAGANDRLTTQMKSVGEVMAIGRNQQESLQKALRGLEVGATGFDEMVDLDAPDALTTIRHELKEAGSDRIWYIADAFRAGMSVDGVFNLTQIDRWFLVQIEDIVKLEQELKAKGFAGLNKDELMKLKRKGFADARLSKILGVAESEIRRLRDQYDIHPVYKRVDTCAAEFSSDTAYMYSSYDDECESNPTDKEKIMILGGGPNRIGQGIEFDYCCVHASLALREDGYETIMVNCNPETVSTDYDTSDRLYFEPVTLEDVLAIVRVEKPKGVIVQYGGQTPLKLARELEAAGVPIIGTSPDAIDRAEDRERFQVAVDRLGLLQPENATVTTMEQAVEKSREIGFPLVVRPSYVLGGRAMEIVYDEQDLRRYFNEAVSVSNESPVLLDSFLDDAIEVDVDAICDGERVVIAGIMEHIEQAGVHSGDSACSLPAYTLSQEIQDVMREQVEKLAFELGVRGLMNTQFAVKNNEVYLIEVNPRAARTVPFVSKATGAAVAKIAARVMAGQSLESQGFTKEIIPPYYSVKEVVLPFNKFPGVDPLLGPEMRSTGEVMGVGATFAEAYSKAELGCGNIYPEGGRALLSVREGDKERVVDLASKLSKLGYQLDATHGTAVILGEAGINPRLVNKVHEGRPHILDRIKNNEYTYIVNTAAGRQAIEDSKVLRRGALAEKVNYTTTLNAAFATCMAHTADAKTSVTSVQELHAQVKASQA, from the coding sequence ATGCCAAAACGTACTGACATTAAAAGTGTTCTAATTCTAGGTGCTGGTCCGATTGTTATCGGTCAAGCATGTGAGTTTGATTACTCTGGTGCTCAAGCTTGTAAAGCACTTCGCGAAGAAGGTTACCGAGTTATTCTTGTAAACTCGAACCCAGCGACAATCATGACTGACCCAGATATGGCTGATGCGACTTACATCGAACCTATCCAATGGGAAGTGGTTCGTAACATCATCGCTAAAGAGAAGCCAGATGCAGTTCTACCGACAATGGGTGGCCAAACTGCACTTAACTGTGCGTTAGATTTAGAAAAATACGGCGTACTTGAAGAGTTCGGCGTAGAGATGATTGGCGCAACTGCTGACGCTATCGATAAAGCTGAAGACCGCTCTCGTTTTGATAAAGCAATGAAATCGATTGGTCTTGAGTGTCCAACGGCTGATACAGCGAAAACGATGGAAGAAGCTTACAAAGTTCAAGAAATGGTTGGTTTCCCTTGTATCATTCGTCCATCGTTTACGATGGGTGGTACAGGCGGTGGTATCGCTTATAACAAAGAAGAATTTGAAGAAATCTGTCGTCGTGGTTTGGACTTGTCTCCAACCAACGAACTTCTAATCGATGAGTCACTTATCGGTTGGAAAGAGTACGAGATGGAAGTGGTTCGCGACAAGAACGACAACTGCATCATCGTATGTGCGATTGAAAATTTTGACCCAATGGGTATTCACACTGGTGACTCAATCACAGTGGCTCCGGCTCAAACGCTAACAGACAAAGAATACCAACTAATGCGTAACGCTTCTCTAGCGGTACTGCGTGAGATTGGTGTTGAAACGGGTGGTTCAAACGTACAGTTTGGTATCAACCCGAAAGATGGTCGTATGGTTATCATCGAGATGAACCCACGTGTATCTCGTTCTTCTGCACTTGCTTCTAAAGCAACAGGTTTCCCAATAGCTAAGATTGCAGCGAAACTGGCTGTTGGCTTTACGCTAGACGAGCTAATGAATGACATCACTGGCGGTGCAACGCCAGCATCATTCGAACCAACAATTGACTACGTAGTAACTAAGATTCCTCGTTTTAACTTCGAGAAATTTGCAGGTGCTAACGACCGTCTAACGACGCAAATGAAGTCGGTTGGTGAAGTTATGGCTATCGGCCGTAACCAACAAGAATCTCTACAGAAAGCACTTCGCGGTCTAGAAGTTGGCGCAACTGGTTTTGACGAAATGGTCGACCTAGATGCACCTGACGCTCTAACGACGATTCGCCATGAGCTTAAAGAAGCTGGTTCTGACCGTATTTGGTACATCGCAGACGCTTTCCGTGCTGGTATGTCAGTTGATGGTGTATTCAACCTAACGCAAATTGACCGCTGGTTCCTAGTTCAAATCGAAGACATTGTTAAACTTGAGCAAGAACTTAAAGCGAAAGGCTTTGCTGGTCTGAATAAAGACGAGCTAATGAAGCTTAAGCGTAAAGGTTTTGCTGATGCTCGCCTGTCTAAGATTCTAGGTGTGGCAGAAAGTGAAATTCGTCGTCTACGTGACCAATACGATATTCACCCAGTCTACAAGCGTGTAGATACGTGTGCTGCTGAGTTCTCTTCGGATACGGCTTACATGTACTCATCTTACGATGACGAATGTGAATCGAACCCAACAGACAAAGAGAAAATCATGATCTTAGGCGGCGGTCCAAACCGTATCGGCCAAGGTATTGAATTCGATTACTGTTGTGTACATGCATCTCTAGCACTACGTGAAGATGGCTACGAAACAATCATGGTTAACTGTAACCCTGAGACAGTTTCGACAGACTACGATACGTCTGACCGCCTGTACTTTGAACCAGTAACTCTGGAAGACGTACTAGCAATCGTTCGTGTTGAGAAGCCAAAAGGCGTTATCGTTCAGTACGGTGGTCAAACACCACTGAAACTGGCTCGTGAGCTTGAAGCTGCTGGCGTACCAATCATTGGTACTAGCCCAGACGCAATCGACCGTGCAGAAGACCGTGAGCGTTTCCAAGTTGCTGTTGACCGTCTTGGTCTTCTACAACCAGAAAACGCGACAGTAACAACAATGGAGCAAGCGGTAGAGAAATCTCGCGAAATCGGCTTCCCATTGGTTGTTCGTCCTTCTTATGTTCTTGGTGGTCGTGCGATGGAAATCGTATACGACGAGCAAGACTTACGTCGCTACTTCAACGAAGCAGTCAGTGTTTCAAACGAATCTCCAGTACTACTTGATAGCTTCCTAGATGATGCAATTGAAGTCGACGTTGATGCGATTTGTGACGGTGAGCGCGTTGTTATTGCGGGTATCATGGAGCATATCGAACAAGCGGGTGTTCACTCAGGTGACTCAGCATGTTCTCTTCCTGCTTACACGCTAAGCCAAGAAATCCAAGACGTAATGCGTGAGCAAGTTGAAAAGCTAGCGTTCGAGTTGGGTGTTCGTGGTCTAATGAATACGCAGTTTGCTGTTAAGAACAACGAAGTGTACCTAATCGAAGTTAACCCTCGTGCAGCACGTACAGTACCGTTCGTATCGAAAGCAACAGGCGCAGCAGTTGCTAAGATTGCAGCTCGTGTTATGGCGGGTCAATCGCTAGAGTCTCAAGGCTTTACGAAAGAAATCATCCCACCATACTACTCAGTGAAAGAAGTTGTTCTTCCGTTCAACAAATTCCCTGGTGTTGACCCACTATTAGGCCCAGAAATGCGCTCTACTGGTGAAGTTATGGGTGTTGGTGCAACGTTTGCTGAAGCATATTCTAAAGCTGAATTGGGTTGTGGCAACATCTACCCAGAAGGCGGCCGTGCACTTCTTTCTGTTCGCGAAGGCGACAAAGAGCGTGTTGTTGACCTAGCATCTAAGCTATCTAAGCTTGGCTACCAGCTAGATGCAACACACGGTACTGCAGTTATCCTTGGCGAAGCGGGCATTAACCCACGTCTAGTAAACAAGGTACACGAAGGTCGTCCTCACATTCTTGACCGTATCAAGAACAATGAGTACACGTACATCGTGAACACTGCAGCAGGCCGTCAAGCGATTGAAGATTCTAAAGTTCTTCGTCGTGGCGCATTGGCTGAGAAAGTGAACTACACGACTACGCTAAACGCTGCATTCGCGACTTGTATGGCGCACACTGCAGACGCGAAAACGTCAGTAACTTCAGTTCAAGAGTTACACGCACAAGTTAAAGCTTCTCAAGCTTAA
- a CDS encoding TSUP family transporter — MEITLEILAILFVVATAAGFIDAMAGGGGLLTLPALLAAGVPPTQALATNKLQSSFGSFSASWYFVRNGIVNIKEMRLAILCTFIGSAIGAELVQHIDASLLTSMIPLLLIAISLYFLLAPQTRASEGKQKISEAMFALCIGGGVGFYDGFFGPGTGSIFTVCFVAIGHFSLVDATARTKVLNFTSNIAALIFFIIAGLPIWELGLVMAVGGFMGAQLGAKVVVTKGQKWIRPLVIVMSMLMASKLLWEQHQQWILSVF; from the coding sequence ATGGAAATCACTCTAGAAATATTGGCTATCTTGTTTGTTGTTGCAACGGCGGCAGGCTTTATTGATGCAATGGCTGGCGGCGGTGGGTTGTTGACTCTACCTGCATTGCTAGCGGCAGGAGTACCACCAACGCAGGCACTGGCCACCAATAAACTTCAAAGTTCTTTTGGTAGTTTCTCCGCCAGTTGGTACTTCGTACGCAACGGTATCGTGAACATAAAAGAGATGCGCCTTGCCATTCTCTGTACCTTTATTGGTTCCGCGATTGGCGCTGAGTTAGTGCAGCATATTGACGCGAGCTTGCTGACCAGCATGATCCCATTACTGCTTATTGCCATCTCTCTCTACTTCCTATTAGCACCACAAACCAGAGCGTCTGAGGGCAAACAAAAGATCTCTGAGGCGATGTTTGCTTTGTGCATTGGTGGTGGTGTTGGCTTCTACGATGGATTTTTTGGACCAGGAACGGGCTCTATTTTCACGGTTTGCTTTGTTGCTATCGGCCATTTCTCTTTAGTGGATGCCACGGCTCGTACTAAGGTTCTTAACTTCACCTCGAATATTGCAGCTCTAATTTTCTTTATTATTGCTGGTTTACCCATTTGGGAGCTGGGCTTAGTGATGGCGGTTGGTGGCTTTATGGGCGCTCAGCTTGGCGCTAAAGTCGTGGTGACAAAAGGGCAGAAGTGGATTCGCCCCCTTGTGATCGTGATGTCGATGTTAATGGCATCTAAACTGCTTTGGGAACAGCATCAACAATGGATTCTATCAGTATTTTAA
- a CDS encoding LysR family transcriptional regulator encodes MLLEGIETLLVLSKAKTMSRTGSLLYISQSAVSKRIANLEKKLGKKLIEPSGRQIKLTPDAIALIESIGPAFNELRGLIYEQQELEDTTLITLDSSKSLIAGYLGQMMGQFIQQDKYITITTNHTPRIIERVQSGKATLGLCAGLLPPHHGLMTFHLFDEPFYIVSQTPLTELPPLVITNDMTNPANSYQLSVLEKFGIKPLMEMDAYTAAAQLALGGAGPALIPLSIVKTLNIQPQYLFSFPELEGLIRPIHICVRPNSYQSPRVKILIESIVDAVPKAV; translated from the coding sequence ATGTTACTCGAAGGAATCGAAACTCTATTGGTGCTGAGCAAAGCAAAGACCATGAGCCGCACCGGCAGCTTGCTTTACATCAGCCAATCAGCGGTCAGCAAACGGATTGCGAATTTAGAAAAGAAGCTAGGTAAAAAGCTCATAGAACCGAGTGGCCGACAGATCAAACTGACGCCAGATGCGATTGCATTAATCGAGAGTATCGGCCCTGCATTCAATGAGCTTAGAGGGCTTATCTATGAGCAACAAGAGTTGGAAGACACCACCCTTATTACCTTAGATAGCTCTAAATCTTTGATCGCAGGTTATTTAGGGCAAATGATGGGGCAATTTATCCAACAAGATAAATACATCACCATCACCACTAACCATACTCCAAGAATTATCGAGCGAGTACAATCGGGTAAGGCGACCTTGGGACTGTGCGCTGGCTTACTGCCTCCACACCATGGACTGATGACCTTTCACCTGTTTGACGAACCATTCTACATTGTCAGTCAAACACCACTGACTGAGCTTCCCCCGTTAGTCATTACCAACGACATGACGAATCCGGCAAACTCGTATCAGTTATCTGTGCTTGAAAAGTTCGGCATCAAACCCTTGATGGAGATGGATGCTTACACTGCGGCAGCCCAGCTAGCATTGGGGGGGGCAGGGCCTGCTTTGATCCCGCTCTCTATCGTAAAGACACTCAATATTCAGCCTCAATACCTATTTAGCTTTCCGGAATTAGAGGGGTTAATTCGACCGATTCATATCTGTGTTAGGCCAAATAGCTATCAGTCCCCACGAGTTAAAATACTGATAGAATCCATTGTTGATGCTGTTCCCAAAGCAGTTTAG
- a CDS encoding flavodoxin family protein, translating into MSINKVGIVFFSKNGATKQVAETIAEGVNTQQSNSALLIEVLSSEVIEGRYDNDDKLKALDSCDAIIFGAPTYMGSPAAQFKSFMDASSDTYCKKAWRNKLAAGFTTGGSLNGEQQQTLLSFFTLACQHGMIWAGLDISKHIDDLGLNRTGSSIGLVASDDQTAESTNSHINSNDLKTAFYFGQRIANLVKRT; encoded by the coding sequence ATGAGTATCAATAAAGTAGGCATTGTTTTCTTCTCTAAGAATGGAGCGACCAAGCAAGTCGCAGAGACAATCGCTGAAGGTGTAAACACTCAACAATCTAACTCAGCACTGCTCATTGAAGTCCTCTCTTCTGAAGTAATAGAAGGAAGATATGACAATGACGATAAGCTCAAAGCATTAGATAGCTGTGATGCGATTATCTTTGGTGCTCCGACTTACATGGGCTCACCAGCTGCTCAGTTTAAAAGCTTTATGGATGCGAGCAGTGATACCTATTGTAAGAAAGCATGGCGAAATAAACTCGCAGCTGGGTTTACCACAGGAGGTAGCCTTAACGGTGAGCAACAACAAACCTTGTTAAGCTTTTTCACTCTGGCTTGTCAGCATGGCATGATTTGGGCAGGGCTTGATATCTCAAAGCATATTGATGATTTAGGTTTGAATCGCACGGGTTCAAGTATTGGTTTGGTCGCCAGTGATGATCAGACGGCAGAGAGCACGAATAGTCACATTAACAGCAATGACCTTAAAACCGCTTTCTATTTTGGTCAGCGTATCGCGAATCTAGTTAAAAGAACCTAG
- a CDS encoding TRIC cation channel family protein, whose amino-acid sequence MDSMLLYIIDLFGTAIFAVSGVFVAGRLKMDPFGVAVLGSVTAIGGGTIRDMALGATPVFWITDTTYLWVIITTCLLTMIIVRRPKRLAWWILPVCDAIGLAVFVGIGVEKALIYQDSALVAIIMGVITGCGGGIIRDVLAREVPMILRSEVYATACIIGGAFHTMAISMGHDSETAFLAGVFTTLLIRLGAIRWHLSLPTFAIK is encoded by the coding sequence ATGGACTCCATGCTGCTTTATATTATCGATTTATTTGGCACTGCCATTTTTGCTGTCTCAGGCGTATTTGTCGCTGGCCGTCTTAAGATGGATCCCTTTGGTGTCGCCGTTTTAGGCAGTGTAACCGCGATTGGCGGTGGTACTATTCGTGACATGGCATTGGGTGCAACTCCCGTGTTTTGGATCACCGATACCACCTACCTTTGGGTCATCATCACCACCTGTTTGCTGACCATGATTATAGTAAGACGTCCAAAGCGTCTGGCTTGGTGGATCCTGCCAGTATGTGATGCGATCGGCTTAGCGGTATTTGTTGGCATTGGTGTTGAGAAAGCACTGATTTATCAAGACTCTGCATTGGTTGCTATTATCATGGGTGTGATCACAGGCTGCGGTGGCGGCATTATCCGTGACGTACTTGCTCGTGAAGTTCCAATGATCCTAAGAAGTGAAGTCTACGCGACCGCTTGTATCATTGGCGGCGCTTTCCATACCATGGCAATTAGCATGGGGCACGATTCAGAAACGGCCTTTTTAGCCGGCGTGTTCACGACACTATTGATTAGGCTTGGCGCTATTCGCTGGCACTTGTCACTGCCTACCTTCGCAATCAAATAG
- the btuF gene encoding vitamin B12 ABC transporter substrate-binding protein BtuF, whose product MKPSQLITRCTALAFSLSFCLWTPASLATENATEVVTAKRVISLAPHATELAYSAGLGDNLIAVSERSDYPPQADKLEKVANYQGIKVEKIIALQPDLILAWPAGNPPRELAKLEQFGFNIYYSKTKSLDSIATNIEQLSQYSSDPSIGENNAKQYKEQLNALRLKYKDAEPVNYFYQLSEKPIITVAQGHWPSEVFEFCGGHNIFEDSASPYPQVGIEQVVLRKPQVIFTSQHAIENGTMWQTWEDEIPAVAQNQIWSLNSDWINRPTTRTLKAIQQVCDFFDRARQNH is encoded by the coding sequence GTGAAACCCTCTCAACTCATTACACGATGTACCGCCCTCGCGTTCAGTCTCAGCTTTTGTTTATGGACTCCCGCTTCCCTCGCAACAGAGAACGCAACAGAAGTCGTGACTGCCAAACGTGTCATCAGTCTTGCTCCTCATGCGACTGAGCTCGCCTACAGCGCAGGTTTAGGTGACAACCTAATCGCGGTGAGTGAGCGAAGTGATTATCCACCACAAGCTGACAAGCTAGAGAAAGTGGCGAATTACCAAGGCATCAAGGTTGAGAAAATCATCGCCCTGCAACCTGATCTGATTCTCGCGTGGCCTGCTGGGAATCCGCCAAGAGAACTCGCAAAACTGGAGCAGTTTGGATTTAATATTTACTACTCTAAAACCAAAAGCCTAGACAGCATTGCGACCAATATCGAGCAACTCAGCCAATACTCCAGTGACCCGAGTATTGGAGAGAATAATGCCAAGCAATACAAAGAGCAGCTCAACGCGTTGAGACTAAAATATAAAGATGCTGAGCCAGTAAATTATTTTTATCAGCTCAGTGAAAAGCCGATCATCACCGTCGCTCAAGGGCACTGGCCAAGCGAGGTGTTTGAGTTTTGTGGTGGCCACAATATTTTTGAAGACAGTGCTTCCCCTTACCCGCAAGTTGGCATTGAGCAAGTTGTGTTAAGGAAGCCACAAGTGATCTTCACTTCTCAGCATGCAATTGAGAATGGAACCATGTGGCAAACTTGGGAAGATGAGATCCCGGCAGTCGCTCAAAATCAGATTTGGTCACTCAACTCTGATTGGATTAATCGCCCGACGACGAGAACTTTGAAAGCGATCCAACAAGTATGCGATTTCTTCGATAGAGCTAGGCAAAATCACTAA
- a CDS encoding cobalamin biosynthesis family protein, whose protein sequence is MQTLFDQVFANGVLLVMWGALLFHLILPIPHAAHPTTLWHKFAELLASKVNNNQNYSQSLISGTLAWGLMVLPALVILLALQPLVWQSQLFELALLLLAIDWRNNEKLANQLIKALGREDKAAARQLLAPIVNRQTESLSSLGLGKAAAETIIMGYARNVVCVLFWYAIGGGVAALMYRLIVELARAWSPSRKRFSPFGSTAIKIVAILEFIPMRLFALMIVCGDKATHTFKMMLVQSRSWPLPGPAWLVTAVGNKLELSLGGPAIYDNTKAIRAKLGGRIAPSALHLSQVQKLVFGRIAIWIFLQSLVLLIIHQGI, encoded by the coding sequence ATGCAAACACTGTTTGATCAGGTATTTGCAAATGGCGTGCTCCTTGTAATGTGGGGAGCACTGCTTTTTCATTTAATTTTACCTATCCCCCATGCCGCACATCCCACGACCTTATGGCATAAGTTTGCTGAGCTTTTAGCAAGCAAGGTTAATAACAACCAAAACTATTCCCAAAGCTTAATCTCGGGCACATTAGCCTGGGGGTTAATGGTCTTGCCGGCACTCGTTATTCTATTGGCACTGCAGCCACTGGTTTGGCAATCTCAACTGTTTGAATTAGCGCTGTTATTACTCGCCATTGATTGGCGCAATAATGAAAAGCTGGCTAATCAGTTGATCAAAGCACTTGGCCGAGAAGATAAAGCTGCCGCTCGTCAGTTATTGGCTCCTATTGTTAATCGTCAAACTGAATCACTGTCATCACTAGGGCTTGGCAAAGCCGCTGCTGAAACCATCATCATGGGTTACGCTCGTAATGTGGTTTGTGTGTTGTTCTGGTACGCCATTGGTGGTGGAGTCGCCGCTTTAATGTATCGCCTGATTGTTGAGTTAGCGCGTGCGTGGTCACCAAGTCGTAAGCGATTTTCTCCGTTCGGCTCAACGGCTATCAAGATTGTCGCTATCCTAGAATTCATACCCATGCGCTTATTTGCTTTGATGATCGTATGTGGTGATAAAGCCACACACACGTTTAAGATGATGTTAGTTCAGAGTCGTTCTTGGCCATTACCCGGCCCAGCATGGTTAGTTACCGCTGTTGGCAACAAGCTCGAGCTATCATTGGGCGGCCCTGCGATTTACGACAATACCAAAGCCATTCGTGCAAAATTAGGCGGCAGAATCGCTCCATCAGCCCTACATTTGTCACAGGTTCAAAAGCTGGTTTTTGGCCGCATCGCTATCTGGATATTCTTACAAAGCCTAGTCTTACTCATTATTCACCAAGGGATTTAA
- the mtnN gene encoding 5'-methylthioadenosine/S-adenosylhomocysteine nucleosidase, producing the protein MKIGIIGAMEQEVAILKAAISDITEVNKGGCTFFSGQLNGVDVVLLQSGIGKVAAAVGTSILLSEYQPDVVLNTGSAGGFDSTLNLGDVVISTEVRHHDADVTAFGYEIGQMAGQPAAFKADDKLMAVAEQALSQMEDKHAVRGLICTGDAFVCTAERQEFIRKHFPSVVAVEMEASAIAQACHQFQVPFVVVRAISDVADKESPMSFEEFLPLAAQSSSEMVIKMVALLK; encoded by the coding sequence ATGAAAATCGGCATCATTGGCGCAATGGAGCAAGAAGTTGCGATCCTAAAAGCAGCAATTTCAGACATTACTGAAGTTAATAAAGGCGGTTGTACCTTTTTCTCTGGTCAGCTAAATGGTGTTGACGTTGTTTTGCTTCAATCAGGCATTGGTAAAGTAGCAGCGGCTGTTGGTACTTCAATCCTGCTAAGCGAATACCAACCAGATGTAGTATTAAATACTGGCTCTGCTGGCGGTTTTGATTCAACGCTAAACCTTGGCGATGTAGTTATCTCTACTGAAGTTCGTCACCACGATGCAGACGTAACGGCTTTCGGTTACGAAATCGGCCAAATGGCTGGTCAACCTGCAGCATTCAAGGCAGATGACAAGCTAATGGCTGTTGCTGAACAAGCGCTATCGCAAATGGAAGATAAGCACGCCGTTCGTGGCCTTATCTGTACTGGCGACGCATTTGTTTGCACAGCAGAACGCCAAGAGTTCATCCGTAAGCACTTCCCATCAGTGGTTGCTGTAGAGATGGAAGCATCGGCTATCGCTCAAGCTTGTCACCAATTCCAAGTACCATTCGTGGTTGTTCGTGCAATCTCTGACGTTGCAGACAAAGAATCACCAATGAGCTTCGAAGAGTTCCTGCCGCTAGCAGCACAAAGCTCTTCTGAAATGGTTATCAAAATGGTTGCCCTACTAAAGTAA